In Capillimicrobium parvum, a genomic segment contains:
- a CDS encoding LysR family transcriptional regulator produces MFLRQLEYMVALERERHFGRAAQACHVSQPALSTAIRSLERELGVPLVRRGTRFEGFTAEGERVLLWARRALADVQSLAQEVDRMRSGLEGTLRLGVIPTALVATTHITTRFRERHPRMRVQHISMSSREIAQQLAGGDIDAGLTYLDNEPLADVATRELWVERYFLVCPVEMLPAWATTISWTAAAALSLCLLTEDMQHRRIVDAAFARAGATPGTVVLTNSISTLIAHAHAGLAAITAGPWLTVNPLPPNLRALPLVDPVVEHTVGMVTARDAQRSPVVRELMALFEPRELDERLRLPVTLGPVVV; encoded by the coding sequence GTGTTTCTCCGGCAACTCGAATACATGGTCGCGCTCGAACGCGAGCGGCATTTCGGCCGCGCCGCACAGGCCTGCCACGTCTCCCAGCCGGCGCTGTCGACGGCGATCCGCAGCCTCGAGCGCGAGCTCGGCGTGCCGCTCGTGCGCCGCGGGACCCGGTTCGAGGGCTTCACGGCGGAGGGCGAGCGGGTGCTGCTGTGGGCGCGCCGCGCCCTGGCCGACGTGCAGTCGCTCGCGCAGGAGGTCGACCGCATGCGCAGCGGCCTGGAGGGCACGCTGCGGCTCGGCGTCATTCCGACGGCGCTGGTGGCCACGACCCACATCACGACCCGGTTTCGCGAGCGCCATCCGCGCATGCGCGTGCAGCACATCTCGATGAGCTCGCGCGAGATCGCCCAGCAGCTCGCCGGCGGCGACATCGACGCGGGGCTCACCTACCTCGACAACGAGCCGCTCGCCGACGTGGCCACGCGAGAGCTGTGGGTCGAGCGCTACTTCCTCGTGTGCCCGGTCGAGATGCTGCCCGCCTGGGCGACGACGATCTCCTGGACCGCCGCCGCGGCGCTCTCGCTGTGCCTGCTCACCGAGGACATGCAGCACCGGCGGATCGTCGACGCCGCCTTCGCCCGGGCCGGTGCGACCCCGGGGACCGTGGTCCTGACGAACTCGATATCCACGCTCATCGCGCACGCGCACGCGGGGCTCGCGGCGATCACCGCCGGCCCGTGGCTGACCGTCAACCCGCTGCCGCCGAACCTGCGCGCGCTGCCGCTCGTCGACCCGGTCGTGGAGCACACGGTCGGGATGGTCACGGCGCGCGACGCGCAGCGTTCGCCGGTGGTGCGAGAGCTCATGGCGCTGTTCGAGCCGCGGGAGCTCGATGAGCGCCTGCGGCTGCCGGTCACGCTGGGACCCGTGGTGGTGTGA
- a CDS encoding helix-turn-helix domain-containing protein — protein MPDPTALDEWSDVLAATHLRFDVSSTSHTPEDFSAAVTRRRFGGLALVDCASSPWLGHRDDDLVGDQTTPVVGFQVLRKGVEAVRAPGQGPIELHPGDMIIWNGWQPVEVEVVEPFQKRTLLFPRDRVLAVCPRFEEIEDLPPLRDSAPARLLVRYLNALALELPELDTPAGVAAADAALELLRAAVEPGVPTSRESRRAALRAEIRRYVHSHLRDPALGPESIARAHAISVRALHAVFEDCDESVAGLVRHERLTRCMEDLQAPSGGSVTEIAFRWGFRDAAHFSRVFKREFGVSPSDVRGSAVTAVA, from the coding sequence GTGCCCGATCCCACGGCGCTCGACGAGTGGTCCGACGTCCTTGCGGCGACGCACCTGCGGTTCGACGTGTCCTCCACGTCGCACACCCCCGAGGACTTCTCGGCGGCGGTCACGCGCCGCCGTTTCGGCGGCCTCGCGCTCGTCGACTGCGCCTCGTCGCCCTGGCTCGGCCACCGCGACGACGACCTGGTGGGCGACCAGACGACGCCGGTCGTCGGCTTCCAGGTGCTGCGCAAGGGCGTCGAGGCGGTCCGCGCTCCCGGCCAGGGGCCCATCGAGCTCCACCCCGGGGACATGATCATCTGGAACGGCTGGCAGCCGGTCGAGGTCGAGGTCGTCGAGCCGTTCCAGAAGCGCACGCTCCTCTTCCCGCGCGACCGGGTCCTGGCGGTCTGCCCGCGCTTCGAGGAGATCGAGGACCTGCCGCCGCTGAGGGACAGCGCGCCGGCGCGCCTGCTCGTCCGCTATCTCAACGCGCTCGCCCTCGAGCTGCCCGAGCTCGACACCCCGGCCGGCGTCGCCGCCGCCGACGCCGCGCTGGAGCTCCTGCGCGCCGCGGTCGAGCCCGGCGTGCCCACGAGCCGCGAGTCCCGGCGCGCCGCGCTGCGCGCCGAGATCCGCCGCTACGTGCACTCGCACCTGCGCGACCCGGCCCTCGGGCCGGAGTCGATCGCGCGGGCGCACGCCATCTCGGTGCGCGCGCTGCACGCCGTGTTCGAGGACTGCGACGAGTCGGTCGCGGGCCTCGTGCGCCACGAGCGCCTGACCCGCTGCATGGAGGACCTGCAGGCGCCGAGCGGCGGGTCGGTCACCGAGATCGCGTTCCGCTGGGGCTTCCGCGACGCCGCGCACTTCTCGCGCGTGTTCAAGCGCGAGTTCGGCGTCAGCCCCAGCGACGTGCGCGGATCGGCCGTCACCGCCGTCGCATGA
- a CDS encoding sugar phosphate isomerase/epimerase family protein → MGERTELLGLYWTLSGPVEVHTGREWSLFDIADRCAEAERAGFAGIGLWHADLEHILETRTLSDLKALLDDHGLTQLELEFLQDWFVDPGDERRIASDATRRLLFDAAEVLGPHHIKVGNIPGTPCEPAKLAERFAELCADAATRTDARIVYEFMPFDVNVHDVDSALALLGTAGAGNGAVAVDTWHMSKLGIAPGDLRRFSAQQIGWVELSDGRFADMDDPIDEVVNHRRLPGEGEFDIRGYVEVCRDIGYPGPWGVEVLSEDLRNRPMPEIFRRAYETTAAQFSGSSAEVA, encoded by the coding sequence ATGGGCGAGCGCACCGAGCTGCTCGGCTTGTATTGGACGTTGTCGGGTCCGGTCGAGGTTCACACCGGCCGTGAATGGAGCCTGTTCGACATCGCGGATCGCTGCGCGGAGGCGGAGCGTGCCGGTTTCGCCGGCATCGGCCTCTGGCATGCCGACCTCGAGCACATCCTCGAGACCCGCACGCTGAGCGACCTCAAGGCCCTGCTCGACGACCACGGCCTCACGCAGCTCGAGCTCGAGTTCCTGCAGGACTGGTTCGTGGATCCCGGCGACGAGCGGCGCATCGCGTCCGACGCGACCCGCCGCCTGCTCTTCGACGCGGCGGAGGTCCTCGGGCCGCACCACATCAAGGTCGGCAACATCCCCGGCACGCCGTGCGAGCCCGCCAAGCTGGCCGAGCGCTTCGCCGAGCTGTGCGCCGACGCCGCGACCCGCACGGACGCGCGCATCGTCTACGAGTTCATGCCCTTCGACGTCAACGTGCACGACGTCGACAGCGCGCTCGCGCTCCTCGGGACGGCGGGCGCCGGCAACGGCGCGGTGGCCGTCGACACCTGGCACATGAGCAAGCTCGGCATCGCCCCCGGCGACCTGCGCCGCTTCTCCGCGCAGCAGATCGGCTGGGTCGAGCTGTCCGACGGCCGGTTCGCCGACATGGACGATCCGATCGACGAGGTCGTCAACCACCGCCGGCTGCCAGGCGAGGGCGAGTTCGACATCCGCGGCTACGTCGAGGTATGCCGCGACATCGGCTACCCGGGCCCTTGGGGCGTCGAGGTGCTCTCCGAGGACCTGCGCAACCGCCCGATGCCCGAGATCTTCCGGCGGGCGTACGAGACGACCGCCGCCCAATTCAGCGGATCCAGCGCAGAGGTGGCCTGA
- a CDS encoding formate--tetrahydrofolate ligase, with product MKSNLEIAQEADLQPIDDIASSLGLLPEEVEPYGRYKAKITLSVLERLSDRPEGKVICVAGVTPTKAGEGKTTTAVGLTQGLGHIGKNPVLCLREPSLGPVFGMKGGAAGGGYTQVVPMEDLNLHFTGDIHAISAANNLLAAMLDASILHGNVHKIDALQVSWRRAVDINDRALRQITIAQGGRANGYPRETGFDITAASEVMAITAVARDLQDLRRRLGAITVAHSFDGGKPVTAEDLGAAGAMAVLLKDAIKPNLIQTLEGQPCLMHCGPFANIAHGNSSLIADLMGMRLGDYVITESGFGSDMGMEKFFDIVCRVGGLVPSAVVVVCTIRALKHHAGLEDPNADRPLARAALETGANNMRRHIAIVKEFGLPCVVAINRRPGDTNEEVEIARRLALEFGADGAEVNEGYERGGEGAAALARAVVEAAEKPSNFGLIYRDEDPIIDKISAVARRVYGASDVYLYPEAEKKVAQYTRDGLGNLPICMAKTQYSLSADPQLLNAPENFTLPVRDIRAYTGAGWLVPLCGDIMQMPGLGKTPAAFDVDLEADGRIVGLF from the coding sequence ATGAAGAGCAACCTCGAGATCGCGCAGGAAGCCGACCTCCAGCCCATCGACGACATCGCCTCGTCGCTCGGCCTCCTGCCCGAGGAGGTCGAGCCGTACGGCCGTTACAAGGCCAAGATCACCCTGAGCGTGCTCGAGCGCCTCTCCGACCGGCCGGAGGGCAAGGTCATCTGCGTCGCGGGCGTCACTCCGACGAAGGCGGGCGAGGGCAAGACGACGACGGCGGTCGGTCTGACCCAGGGCCTGGGGCACATCGGCAAGAACCCTGTGCTGTGCCTGCGCGAGCCGTCGCTGGGCCCGGTGTTCGGCATGAAGGGCGGGGCGGCCGGCGGTGGCTACACGCAGGTCGTGCCGATGGAGGATCTGAACCTCCACTTCACGGGCGACATCCACGCCATCAGCGCGGCGAACAACCTGCTGGCGGCGATGCTCGACGCGTCGATCCTGCACGGCAACGTGCACAAGATCGATGCGCTGCAGGTGTCGTGGCGGCGCGCCGTCGACATCAACGACCGCGCACTGCGCCAGATCACGATCGCTCAGGGGGGGCGGGCCAACGGCTACCCGCGCGAGACCGGGTTCGACATCACGGCCGCGTCGGAGGTCATGGCGATCACCGCGGTGGCCCGTGACCTGCAGGACCTGCGCCGGCGCCTCGGTGCCATCACCGTCGCCCACAGCTTCGACGGCGGCAAGCCGGTCACGGCCGAGGATCTGGGGGCGGCCGGCGCAATGGCGGTGCTGCTCAAGGACGCGATCAAGCCGAACCTGATCCAGACCCTCGAGGGGCAGCCGTGCCTGATGCACTGCGGCCCGTTCGCGAACATCGCCCACGGCAACTCGTCGCTGATCGCCGACCTGATGGGCATGCGCCTCGGCGACTACGTGATCACGGAGTCGGGCTTCGGCTCGGACATGGGCATGGAGAAGTTCTTCGACATCGTCTGCCGGGTGGGAGGGCTCGTCCCCAGTGCCGTCGTGGTCGTGTGCACGATCCGTGCGCTCAAGCACCACGCGGGGCTCGAGGACCCCAACGCCGACCGGCCGCTGGCCCGCGCCGCGTTGGAGACGGGCGCGAACAACATGCGCCGGCACATCGCGATCGTCAAGGAGTTCGGCCTGCCGTGCGTGGTGGCGATCAACCGCCGCCCGGGCGACACGAACGAGGAGGTCGAGATCGCGCGCCGGCTGGCGCTCGAGTTCGGCGCGGACGGCGCCGAGGTCAACGAGGGCTACGAGCGCGGTGGCGAAGGGGCCGCCGCGCTTGCGCGGGCGGTCGTCGAGGCGGCCGAGAAGCCGTCGAACTTCGGCCTGATCTACCGCGACGAGGACCCGATCATCGACAAGATCTCGGCGGTCGCGCGGCGCGTCTACGGCGCGTCCGACGTGTACCTCTATCCCGAGGCGGAGAAGAAGGTCGCGCAGTACACGCGCGACGGCCTCGGCAACCTGCCGATCTGCATGGCCAAGACGCAGTACTCGCTCTCGGCCGATCCGCAGCTGCTCAACGCACCGGAGAACTTCACGCTGCCGGTGCGCGACATCCGTGCGTACACGGGCGCGGGGTGGCTCGTGCCGCTGTGCGGCGACATCATGCAGATGCCCGGCCTCGGCAAGACGCCGGCGGCGTTCGACGTCGACCTCGAGGCGGACGGGCGGATCGTCGGGCTCTTCTAG
- a CDS encoding amidohydrolase family protein — MTRSSAVPTVDVHAHAVIGPAFGLAQEQPEARAAQEVEAGWFGEASTRVNQQQIQRLIPLLTDLGARLEVMDRSGVDVQVVSPSPQHYHDWAGAPMAQRLTRMVNEGMAALCAQRPERLAGLGTVPLHHPELAVGELTHAVEELGLKGVEIATTAGGREIAHPDFEGFWARAEELGALVFIHPWGCTLGHRLDEHYLANVVGNPTETTVALSHIIFSGLLDRRPGLRILAAHGGGYLPFYIGRSDHAWQHRPDSQTPRAAPSEYLRRLYFDALVYQPAALGALVAQVGADRVMVGTDYPFDMGIEDPLDRLRAAALDAGQREAIRGGNAAALGLVPG; from the coding sequence GTGACCCGCTCGAGCGCCGTCCCCACCGTCGACGTCCACGCCCACGCGGTCATCGGGCCGGCGTTCGGCCTGGCCCAGGAGCAGCCCGAGGCCCGCGCCGCGCAGGAGGTCGAGGCGGGCTGGTTCGGCGAGGCGTCCACGCGCGTCAACCAGCAGCAGATCCAGCGGCTCATCCCGCTGCTGACCGACCTCGGCGCGCGGCTGGAGGTCATGGACCGCAGCGGCGTCGACGTGCAGGTGGTCAGCCCGTCGCCGCAGCACTACCACGACTGGGCCGGCGCGCCGATGGCGCAGCGCCTGACGCGCATGGTCAACGAGGGCATGGCGGCGCTGTGCGCGCAGCGCCCGGAGCGGCTCGCCGGGCTGGGCACCGTGCCGCTGCACCACCCGGAGCTCGCCGTCGGCGAGCTCACGCACGCGGTCGAGGAGCTCGGGCTGAAGGGCGTCGAGATCGCCACGACGGCCGGCGGGCGCGAGATCGCCCATCCGGACTTCGAGGGCTTCTGGGCGCGCGCGGAGGAGCTGGGCGCCCTCGTCTTCATCCACCCGTGGGGCTGCACGCTCGGCCACCGGCTCGACGAGCACTACCTGGCGAACGTCGTCGGCAACCCGACCGAGACGACCGTGGCCCTGTCGCACATCATCTTCTCGGGGCTGCTCGACCGCCGCCCCGGCCTGCGCATCCTCGCCGCCCACGGCGGCGGCTATCTGCCGTTCTACATCGGGCGCTCGGATCATGCCTGGCAGCACCGGCCCGACTCGCAGACCCCGCGCGCGGCGCCCAGCGAGTACCTGCGCCGCCTGTACTTCGATGCGCTCGTCTACCAGCCGGCGGCGCTCGGCGCCCTCGTCGCCCAGGTCGGCGCCGATCGCGTCATGGTCGGCACCGACTATCCGTTCGACATGGGCATCGAGGACCCGCTCGACCGTCTGCGCGCCGCGGCGCTCGACGCCGGGCAGCGCGAGGCGATCCGTGGGGGCAACGCCGCCGCGCTCGGGCTCGTGCCGGGCTGA
- a CDS encoding GMC family oxidoreductase: MSSEASEPAERPVHDYVIVGAGSAGCVLAARLTEDPDVRVAVVEAGGADSAPEIHTPMAFPALFKSSVDWDLYGEPEPGLGGRRLYLPRGRVLGGSSSINAMIYIRGNRRDYDEWAEQGCEGWGYDDVLPYFKRAEDNERGEDAFHGVGGPLSVSESRSMHPLVDTMVQAAVEAGHEHNPDLNGARQEGVGRFQLTQRGGLRCSAAVAYLHPAMERPNLDVITDALALRIVFERDRAAGVEISRLGRVSVVRAEREVIVCAGAYQTPVLLMLSGIGPAGDLELMQIDVREDLPVGENLQDHLMTQLNFLTDEESLLTAMTPENIALLEQEGRGPLSSNIPEAGAFVRTRPGLDAPDIQFHFAPALFYDEGLTPPHDHAYTFGPLGAKPTSRGKVMLRAPLPDSKPRILHNYLTTEEDRQSMIAGVRIAMEIARQAPLKAIEREPFRVPDSDSDDDVLAFVRRVAQTVYHPTSTCAMGQVVDPELRVYGVEGLRVVDASVMPSVTRGNTNAPTIMIAEKAADLIRAGRRAAAASGAA; encoded by the coding sequence TTGTCATCAGAGGCTTCTGAGCCGGCCGAGCGGCCGGTCCACGACTACGTGATCGTCGGCGCGGGCTCCGCGGGCTGCGTGCTCGCCGCGCGGCTCACGGAGGACCCGGACGTCCGCGTGGCGGTCGTCGAGGCCGGCGGCGCGGACAGCGCCCCGGAGATCCACACGCCGATGGCCTTTCCCGCCCTGTTCAAGTCGAGCGTCGACTGGGACCTCTACGGCGAGCCCGAGCCCGGGCTCGGCGGCCGGCGCCTGTACCTCCCCCGCGGCCGCGTCCTCGGCGGCTCGAGCTCGATCAACGCGATGATCTACATCCGCGGCAACCGGCGCGACTACGACGAGTGGGCCGAGCAGGGCTGCGAGGGCTGGGGCTACGACGACGTCCTGCCGTACTTCAAGCGCGCGGAGGACAACGAGCGCGGCGAGGACGCCTTCCACGGCGTCGGCGGCCCGCTGAGCGTGTCCGAGAGCCGCTCGATGCACCCGCTCGTCGACACGATGGTCCAGGCCGCGGTGGAGGCGGGCCACGAGCACAACCCGGACCTCAACGGCGCGCGCCAGGAGGGCGTGGGCCGCTTCCAGCTCACGCAGCGAGGCGGCCTGCGCTGCAGCGCGGCGGTGGCCTACCTGCATCCGGCGATGGAGCGCCCGAACCTCGACGTCATCACCGACGCGCTGGCGCTGCGGATCGTCTTCGAGCGCGATCGGGCCGCGGGCGTCGAGATCTCCCGGCTCGGCCGGGTCAGCGTCGTGCGCGCCGAGCGCGAGGTGATCGTCTGCGCGGGCGCCTACCAGACGCCCGTGCTGCTGATGCTGTCGGGGATCGGGCCCGCGGGCGACCTCGAGCTCATGCAGATCGACGTGCGCGAGGATCTCCCCGTCGGCGAGAACCTGCAGGACCACCTCATGACGCAGCTGAACTTCCTCACTGACGAGGAGTCGCTGCTGACCGCGATGACGCCGGAGAACATCGCCCTCCTCGAGCAGGAGGGCCGCGGCCCGCTGAGCTCGAACATCCCCGAGGCGGGCGCGTTCGTCCGCACGCGGCCCGGGCTCGACGCGCCCGACATCCAGTTCCACTTCGCCCCCGCGCTCTTCTACGACGAGGGGCTCACGCCGCCCCACGACCACGCCTACACGTTCGGTCCGCTCGGCGCGAAGCCCACCAGCCGCGGCAAGGTCATGCTGCGCGCGCCGCTGCCGGACTCCAAGCCGCGCATCCTGCACAACTACCTGACGACCGAGGAGGACCGGCAGAGCATGATCGCCGGCGTCCGGATCGCCATGGAGATCGCGCGCCAGGCGCCGCTGAAGGCCATCGAGCGCGAGCCGTTCCGCGTGCCCGACTCCGACTCCGACGACGACGTCCTCGCCTTCGTCCGGCGCGTCGCCCAGACCGTCTACCACCCGACGTCCACGTGCGCGATGGGCCAGGTCGTCGACCCAGAGCTGCGGGTCTACGGCGTCGAGGGCCTGCGCGTGGTCGACGCGTCGGTGATGCCGTCGGTCACCCGCGGCAACACGAACGCCCCCACGATCATGATCGCCGAGAAGGCCGCCGACCTCATCCGGGCGGGCCGCCGGGCCGCCGCGGCGTCGGGCGCCGCGTGA
- a CDS encoding aldehyde dehydrogenase family protein — translation MGATTEPPRASERTGVLLDPRRWMGRVFSGGWVDAPMALEVVEPATGDVLGLAGAADATTVAAATAVAARAQRAWAETPLVERVAVIRRAAGLLERHRPEIEGWVVRETGATPARATQEITASVGQLDQAAALVAHPLGLVLPSLTPGRSSTARRVPVGVVGVICPWSIPLVLAMRSIAPALALGNAVVLKADPNTPVSGGVIVARLLEEAGLPDGVLHAFAGGADAGQALAEDPHVRMISFTGSTATGREVGQAAGRTLKRTVLELGGNSAFVVLDDADVDVAASAGAWASFLHQGQICLAASRHLVHESITEAYLDALVARARRLAVGNPATEDVALGPIINQRQVDRVQRIVDESIAQGAAALAGGKPDGPFFPPTVLADVIPGMPAFAEEICGPVAPVVPFSDDDEAVALANATEYGLSAAVQSGSPDRAARVADRLKAGMVHVNDQTVNEEPPAPFGGFGASSNGARFGGVASLDLWTEWQWRTARDRARAFPF, via the coding sequence ATGGGCGCCACGACCGAGCCGCCTCGCGCGAGCGAGCGGACCGGCGTCCTGCTCGACCCGCGCCGCTGGATGGGGCGGGTGTTCAGCGGCGGCTGGGTCGACGCGCCGATGGCGCTCGAGGTCGTCGAGCCAGCGACGGGCGACGTGCTCGGCCTCGCCGGCGCGGCGGACGCGACGACCGTGGCCGCGGCGACCGCGGTCGCCGCCCGGGCGCAGCGCGCGTGGGCGGAGACGCCGCTGGTCGAGCGCGTCGCCGTCATCCGCCGCGCCGCCGGGCTGCTCGAACGCCACCGTCCCGAGATCGAAGGCTGGGTGGTGCGTGAGACCGGCGCAACCCCGGCCAGGGCGACGCAGGAGATCACCGCGTCCGTCGGCCAGCTCGACCAGGCCGCAGCACTCGTCGCGCATCCGCTCGGCCTGGTGCTGCCGTCGCTGACGCCCGGGCGCTCGAGCACCGCCCGGCGCGTGCCGGTGGGCGTCGTCGGCGTCATCTGCCCGTGGAGCATCCCCCTCGTCCTCGCGATGCGCTCGATCGCCCCCGCGCTCGCGCTCGGCAACGCGGTGGTGCTCAAGGCCGACCCGAACACGCCGGTCAGCGGCGGCGTGATCGTCGCCCGCCTTCTCGAGGAGGCCGGCCTGCCCGACGGCGTCCTGCATGCGTTCGCCGGCGGCGCCGACGCCGGCCAGGCGCTGGCCGAGGACCCGCACGTGCGGATGATCTCGTTCACGGGCTCCACGGCCACCGGGCGCGAGGTGGGTCAGGCGGCGGGGCGCACGCTGAAGCGGACCGTGCTCGAGCTCGGCGGCAACAGCGCGTTCGTCGTCCTCGACGACGCCGACGTCGACGTCGCCGCGTCCGCGGGGGCCTGGGCGTCGTTCCTGCACCAGGGCCAGATCTGCCTGGCGGCGAGCCGCCACCTCGTGCACGAGAGCATCACCGAGGCTTACCTCGACGCGCTCGTCGCCCGCGCCCGCCGGCTGGCCGTCGGCAACCCGGCGACCGAGGACGTGGCGCTCGGCCCGATCATCAACCAGCGGCAGGTCGACCGCGTGCAGCGGATCGTCGACGAGAGCATCGCGCAGGGCGCGGCGGCGCTGGCGGGCGGCAAGCCGGACGGCCCGTTCTTCCCGCCGACGGTGCTCGCCGACGTCATCCCGGGCATGCCCGCGTTCGCGGAGGAGATCTGCGGCCCGGTCGCGCCCGTCGTGCCGTTCTCCGACGACGATGAGGCGGTCGCGCTGGCCAACGCGACCGAGTACGGGCTGTCGGCCGCCGTGCAGTCGGGCTCACCGGACCGCGCGGCCCGCGTGGCCGACCGGCTGAAGGCGGGCATGGTCCACGTCAACGATCAGACGGTCAACGAGGAACCCCCGGCCCCCTTCGGCGGCTTCGGGGCGTCGAGCAACGGCGCCCGCTTCGGCGGGGTCGCCAGCCTCGACCTGTGGACGGAGTGGCAGTGGCGCACCGCGCGCGACCGGGCGCGGGCCTTCCCCTTCTGA
- a CDS encoding cyclodeaminase/cyclohydrolase family protein, producing the protein MGSEQHTFGELLEELAAPTPSPAAGTACAWALALAAGLVELSAGVTLARADLAGVHPRMEEIVARVRARRAEALELGDADRSSFGPVLEAQRLAADDPARPQRLADALSGAAETPLALARAAAEVADLAAEAARTGNRAATGDAAAAGLLARAAGTAAARIVLINLARQRDDPRVDEARALADR; encoded by the coding sequence ATGGGCAGCGAGCAGCACACGTTCGGTGAGCTCCTCGAGGAGCTCGCGGCGCCGACCCCGTCGCCCGCGGCCGGCACCGCCTGCGCCTGGGCACTCGCGCTCGCCGCCGGCCTGGTCGAGCTGTCGGCCGGCGTGACGCTCGCGCGGGCCGACCTGGCCGGCGTCCATCCGCGGATGGAGGAGATCGTCGCGCGGGTGCGGGCGCGGCGCGCCGAGGCGCTCGAGCTGGGCGACGCGGACCGCTCGTCGTTCGGGCCGGTGCTCGAGGCGCAACGGCTGGCGGCCGACGACCCCGCCCGGCCGCAGCGGCTCGCCGACGCGCTCTCCGGTGCGGCGGAGACGCCGCTCGCGCTGGCGCGGGCGGCCGCGGAGGTCGCCGACCTCGCCGCCGAGGCCGCGCGGACGGGCAACCGGGCGGCGACGGGCGACGCGGCGGCCGCCGGGCTGCTCGCGCGCGCGGCCGGCACCGCGGCGGCGCGGATCGTCCTCATCAACCTGGCCCGGCAGCGCGACGACCCGCGCGTGGACGAGGCGCGCGCGCTGGCGGACCGGTGA
- a CDS encoding SDR family oxidoreductase, with protein sequence MSGLMEGRAGLVTGAASGIGRACALRFGEEGAGVLVADLESARAAGEETAAMIRAAGGDAEFAACDVALAADGEALVARVVQRWGRIDYAHNNAGIGVHAPLAETSDEDFDRVVAVNLRGTFLGMKHQIRAMLANDPPARGAIVNTSSNAGLRGVHMLGAYAATKHGILGLTKNAAIEYADDGIRVNAVCPGAIMTPLMSELPPDRQAEILSPQAMSRPGDPAEVAAAVVWLCSDQASFVTGVAMPVDAASVAGW encoded by the coding sequence ATGAGCGGGCTGATGGAGGGCCGGGCCGGGCTCGTCACGGGCGCGGCGAGCGGCATCGGCCGCGCCTGCGCGCTGCGCTTCGGCGAGGAGGGCGCGGGCGTCCTCGTCGCCGACCTCGAGTCGGCGCGGGCCGCCGGCGAGGAGACCGCAGCGATGATCCGCGCCGCCGGCGGCGATGCGGAGTTCGCCGCCTGCGACGTCGCGCTGGCCGCGGACGGCGAGGCGCTGGTCGCGCGCGTCGTGCAGCGCTGGGGGCGCATCGACTACGCGCACAACAACGCCGGCATCGGCGTCCACGCGCCGTTGGCCGAGACGAGCGACGAGGACTTCGACCGCGTCGTCGCCGTCAACCTGCGCGGCACGTTCCTCGGCATGAAGCACCAGATCCGGGCGATGCTGGCCAACGACCCGCCGGCGCGCGGCGCGATCGTCAACACGTCGTCGAACGCGGGCCTGCGCGGCGTGCACATGCTCGGCGCCTACGCGGCGACGAAGCACGGCATCCTCGGCCTGACGAAGAACGCGGCCATCGAGTACGCCGACGACGGCATCCGCGTCAACGCCGTCTGCCCGGGGGCGATCATGACCCCGCTCATGTCCGAGCTGCCCCCTGACCGCCAGGCCGAGATCCTCTCGCCGCAGGCGATGTCGCGCCCCGGCGACCCCGCCGAGGTGGCGGCCGCCGTCGTCTGGCTGTGCTCGGATCAGGCGTCGTTCGTGACCGGCGTGGCGATGCCGGTGGACGCCGCATCCGTGGCCGGCTGGTAG